In Mycolicibacterium mucogenicum DSM 44124, the following are encoded in one genomic region:
- a CDS encoding DMT family transporter, whose product MIQHGLVVLFALCAAVCAAVGIVVRQRATIDVPPEHGVSIVMLSTLLSRRLWWAGTGAAVAGYVFQALALAHGSLLVVQPLLVSALLFALPLSARQAHRRVTRGEWLWAGLLTIGLAGFVVLARPERDEHLASPGVIVLVAAVCAAVIIGCVLLALRCSGWARAVLLAVGVGVLFGVVAVVTKIFMAILQHRGWLGLMTTPAPYLLIILGAVATVLQQSAFHAGALQTSVPTMLVLEPVVAVVLGALMLGEGFDTTGAEAVALVVSIGAMAAATIALGRDEGAYETQAGAKVAPPLAAPQVPSTSER is encoded by the coding sequence TTGATCCAACACGGACTTGTGGTGCTTTTCGCCCTGTGCGCGGCCGTCTGCGCCGCCGTCGGCATCGTGGTGCGCCAGCGCGCGACCATCGATGTGCCGCCCGAACACGGCGTCAGCATCGTCATGCTGTCGACGTTGCTGAGCCGCCGGCTGTGGTGGGCCGGGACCGGCGCGGCCGTCGCGGGCTATGTCTTCCAGGCGCTGGCGTTGGCCCATGGATCCCTGTTGGTGGTGCAGCCACTGCTGGTCTCGGCATTGCTGTTCGCGCTGCCGCTGAGCGCCCGCCAGGCGCACCGCCGGGTGACGCGCGGTGAGTGGTTGTGGGCCGGATTGCTGACCATCGGGCTGGCGGGGTTCGTCGTACTGGCGCGGCCTGAACGCGACGAACACCTGGCCTCACCTGGGGTTATCGTGCTGGTCGCCGCGGTCTGTGCCGCGGTGATCATCGGCTGCGTGCTGTTGGCGCTGCGGTGCAGCGGCTGGGCTCGCGCGGTGCTGCTGGCCGTCGGCGTCGGCGTGCTGTTCGGGGTCGTCGCGGTGGTCACCAAGATCTTCATGGCGATCCTGCAACACCGGGGCTGGCTCGGGTTAATGACGACGCCGGCGCCGTATCTGCTCATCATCTTGGGCGCCGTCGCGACTGTGCTGCAGCAGTCGGCGTTCCATGCCGGCGCCCTGCAGACGTCGGTGCCGACCATGCTCGTGCTGGAACCCGTGGTGGCCGTCGTGCTCGGCGCCCTGATGCTCGGCGAGGGCTTCGACACGACCGGTGCCGAGGCCGTCGCGCTCGTGGTGTCCATCGGTGCCATGGCGGCGGCGACCATCGCCCTCGGGCGTGATGAGGGTGCGTACGAGACGCAGGCGGGAGCGAAGGTGGCTCCGCCCCTCGCGGCGCCGCAGGTGCCATCGACCTCCGAGCGCTGA
- a CDS encoding SDR family oxidoreductase produces the protein MNTRIALVTGASRGIGAAVAQQLAAPDTHVLVNYREKAKRANTVVDGIRAAGGQASAIGADVSDAAAAKAMIDRIDSRFGRLDMLVLNASGGLEFGAAPDYAMRLNRDAQLRLVDLALPLMPAGAQIVFVTSHEAHCYPHLPVPDAYAPIAASKRAGEDALRALRPEFDRCRIGFTIVSGDMIEGTIIARLYERRDPDAVGARRSRGPLPTIEEFASAITIAATGRDLRDTVYVGGEDHLVRPA, from the coding sequence ATGAACACCAGGATCGCTCTTGTCACCGGCGCTTCCCGCGGCATCGGAGCCGCCGTGGCCCAGCAGCTCGCCGCGCCGGACACCCACGTCCTGGTGAACTACCGCGAGAAGGCCAAACGCGCCAACACCGTCGTCGACGGCATCCGCGCCGCCGGCGGGCAGGCCTCGGCGATCGGCGCCGACGTGTCCGACGCTGCCGCGGCCAAAGCCATGATCGACCGGATCGACAGCCGGTTCGGGCGCCTGGACATGCTGGTGCTCAACGCGTCGGGCGGCCTGGAGTTCGGTGCCGCACCCGACTACGCGATGCGCCTGAACCGCGACGCGCAGCTGCGGCTCGTCGACCTGGCGCTGCCGCTCATGCCCGCCGGCGCGCAGATCGTGTTCGTCACGAGCCACGAGGCCCACTGCTACCCGCACCTGCCGGTACCCGACGCCTACGCCCCGATTGCCGCCAGCAAGCGCGCCGGCGAAGACGCGCTGCGGGCACTCCGCCCAGAGTTCGACCGGTGCCGAATCGGATTCACCATCGTCTCGGGCGACATGATCGAGGGCACGATCATCGCCAGGTTGTACGAGCGCCGCGATCCAGACGCGGTCGGGGCCCGCCGCAGCCGGGGGCCGCTGCCCACCATCGAGGAGTTCGCGTCCGCCATCACCATCGCCGCCACCGGACGCGATCTGCGTGACACCGTGTACGTCGGCGGCGAGGACCATCTGGTCCGGCCGGCGTGA
- a CDS encoding zinc-dependent alcohol dehydrogenase family protein, which yields MQTTIIHGPGDIRYEDRPDPQIQSPGDAVVRVVRTCVCGSDLWPYRGVRPTPAPHPIGHEFVGIVEAVGAEVRNVRVGDFVISPFTDSDGTCVHCRNGITTSCVNFGVWGGTTKTGEPLDGAQGQYVRVPFADGTLVTVPESPDAELLPHLLTLADVMSTGHHAARSGNVQPGGTVVVVGDGAVGLCAVLASKRLGAERIIAMSRHEDRQRLARAFGATDIVAERGDDGIAAIEELLGGVGADSVLECVGTKDSMHQALGAVRPGGSLGFVGVPAGAPELPMQQLFSTNIHVAGGIAPVRPYLDELLPDVLSGAIEPGRVFDLSLPLAQVADAYTAMDQRTAIKVILEP from the coding sequence GTGCAGACCACGATCATCCACGGGCCGGGCGACATTCGATACGAGGACCGCCCCGATCCGCAGATTCAGTCACCGGGCGATGCGGTGGTCCGCGTGGTGCGGACCTGCGTGTGCGGTTCGGACCTCTGGCCGTACCGCGGGGTGCGTCCGACGCCTGCGCCACACCCGATCGGGCATGAGTTCGTCGGGATCGTCGAAGCTGTCGGCGCCGAGGTCAGGAATGTGCGCGTCGGGGATTTCGTCATCTCGCCGTTCACCGACAGTGACGGCACCTGCGTGCACTGTCGCAACGGGATCACCACCTCGTGCGTCAACTTCGGGGTGTGGGGCGGCACCACCAAGACGGGCGAGCCCCTCGACGGGGCCCAGGGCCAGTACGTCCGGGTGCCCTTCGCCGACGGCACTCTGGTCACGGTGCCGGAATCGCCTGACGCAGAACTGCTCCCGCACCTGCTGACCCTGGCCGACGTCATGTCCACCGGTCACCACGCCGCGCGATCCGGGAACGTGCAACCCGGTGGCACCGTGGTGGTCGTGGGCGACGGCGCCGTCGGGCTGTGCGCCGTGCTGGCCTCGAAACGCCTTGGCGCCGAGCGGATCATCGCGATGTCGCGGCACGAGGACCGACAGCGTCTGGCACGTGCGTTCGGGGCCACGGACATCGTCGCCGAACGCGGTGATGACGGAATCGCGGCCATCGAGGAACTGCTCGGTGGCGTCGGCGCCGACTCCGTGCTCGAGTGCGTCGGCACCAAGGACTCGATGCACCAGGCACTCGGGGCGGTCCGTCCCGGTGGCTCTCTGGGGTTCGTCGGGGTGCCGGCCGGCGCCCCCGAACTGCCGATGCAGCAACTGTTCAGCACCAACATCCACGTCGCCGGCGGTATCGCGCCCGTCCGCCCGTACCTCGACGAACTGCTGCCCGACGTGCTGTCCGGGGCGATCGAGCCTGGTCGGGTGTTCGACCTGTCGCTGCCGCTGGCTCAGGTCGCCGACGCGTACACGGCGATGGACCAGCGCACGGCGATCAAAGTGATTCTCGAGCCCTGA
- a CDS encoding esterase family protein, translating into MAAPAVAPQAHAAAKAVEVLNIPSPAMGRDIKVQFQGGGPHAVYLLDGLRAQDDASGWDINTAAFEWYYQSGVSMVMPVGGQSSFYSDWYQPATNNNGVITYKWETFLTQELPAWLAANRGVQPTGNAVVGLSMSGGSALTLAIWHPAQFIFAGSLSGFLNPSQGLWPTLIGFAMKDAGGFNPTQMWGIASDPAWKRNDPTVNVRQLVANNTAVWVYCGNGTPSDLDTPGDLGILYSAQFLENLTISSNRDFQKVYQQAGGRNAVFNFPADGTHSWGYWGQQLQAMKPDLLRVLGVGAPVPPPAPAPAPVPAPAVAPVALPAPAPAPVAAAVPAAVPAAVPAAVPAALPAAAPAVVPAPVAPAPAAIGGLVLAPTG; encoded by the coding sequence ATGGCGGCGCCCGCGGTGGCCCCGCAGGCGCATGCGGCCGCGAAAGCGGTTGAGGTGCTGAACATTCCGTCGCCCGCGATGGGGCGCGACATCAAGGTCCAGTTCCAGGGCGGCGGACCGCACGCGGTGTACCTGCTCGACGGGCTGCGCGCCCAGGACGACGCGAGCGGCTGGGACATCAACACCGCCGCGTTCGAGTGGTACTACCAGTCCGGCGTCTCGATGGTGATGCCGGTCGGCGGGCAGTCCAGCTTCTACAGCGACTGGTACCAGCCGGCCACCAACAACAATGGCGTCATCACCTACAAGTGGGAGACGTTCCTGACCCAGGAGCTGCCGGCCTGGCTGGCCGCCAACCGGGGTGTGCAGCCGACCGGCAACGCCGTCGTCGGTCTGTCGATGTCGGGCGGCTCGGCGCTGACGCTCGCGATCTGGCACCCGGCCCAGTTCATCTTCGCGGGCTCGCTGTCGGGCTTCCTCAACCCGTCGCAGGGCCTGTGGCCCACGCTGATCGGCTTCGCGATGAAGGACGCCGGCGGCTTCAACCCGACCCAGATGTGGGGCATCGCCAGCGACCCGGCCTGGAAGCGCAACGACCCGACCGTCAACGTCCGGCAGCTGGTGGCCAACAACACCGCCGTCTGGGTGTACTGCGGCAACGGCACGCCGTCCGATCTCGATACCCCGGGCGACCTGGGCATCCTCTACAGCGCCCAGTTCCTGGAGAACCTGACCATCAGCTCCAACCGGGACTTCCAGAAGGTGTACCAGCAGGCCGGTGGCCGCAACGCGGTCTTCAACTTCCCGGCGGACGGCACCCACAGCTGGGGCTACTGGGGCCAGCAGCTGCAGGCCATGAAGCCGGACCTGCTGCGCGTGCTGGGCGTGGGTGCGCCGGTGCCGCCGCCCGCCCCGGCACCTGCTCCGGTGCCCGCCCCGGCCGTCGCTCCGGTCGCGTTGCCGGCTCCCGCTCCCGCTCCCGTCGCGGCCGCGGTTCCCGCTGCGGTACCCGCCGCAGTTCCGGCCGCGGTGCCCGCAGCGTTGCCTGCCGCGGCGCCCGCTGTGGTTCCGGCGCCGGTGGCACCCGCTCCGGCCGCCATTGGCGGACTGGTGCTCGCGCCGACGGGCTGA
- the mrf gene encoding ribosome hibernation factor-recruiting GTPase MRF, translated as MRTPVIVVAGQGPTGYVTEELLKSPGTVLVEHQFDGHVVRRRTVTAPHGIVTATEAALELAHGCVSCTVRNDLLIYLRLLHRRDDVHRIVVHLEPWMEPEPICWAINHVRVRVGPGYIDGPAARDVAVAGVVTCIEAGDWLTDALGDDELPDGRTVAQVAVGQTEFADVLVVTHAEPVLLAVCRRLAPRAQLVTGPDMVEDALRTLWPDARLGRADEPHGPLLAGQPSLKPEGPVQIVEFNARRPFHPERLHDAIDHLLDGVIRTRGRMWLANRPGHVMWLESAGGGLRVSNAGRWIAAMTVSEAAYLDRERRALADLMWDNEFGDRHTAMTILVCGARPDDVTAALNDALLTDEEFAARDTWAGYPDPFGDWHQEPCTRDDVTVVSDGTDHGAA; from the coding sequence ATGCGGACGCCGGTGATCGTCGTGGCTGGTCAGGGACCGACCGGATACGTGACCGAGGAACTACTGAAGTCGCCGGGCACGGTGCTCGTGGAGCACCAGTTCGACGGACACGTCGTGCGCCGCCGTACCGTCACCGCGCCGCACGGCATCGTCACCGCAACCGAGGCGGCGCTCGAACTGGCCCACGGCTGCGTGTCCTGCACCGTCCGCAATGACCTGCTGATCTATCTGCGCCTGCTGCACCGGCGCGATGACGTCCACCGAATCGTCGTCCACCTGGAACCGTGGATGGAACCGGAGCCGATCTGCTGGGCCATCAACCATGTCCGGGTTCGGGTGGGCCCGGGGTACATCGACGGACCTGCTGCCCGTGACGTCGCGGTCGCGGGCGTGGTGACGTGCATCGAAGCCGGCGACTGGCTCACCGACGCGCTGGGCGACGACGAACTGCCCGACGGCCGGACCGTCGCGCAGGTGGCGGTGGGGCAGACCGAGTTCGCCGACGTCCTCGTCGTGACCCACGCCGAACCCGTTCTGCTCGCGGTATGCCGCCGGCTGGCGCCACGCGCTCAGCTCGTCACCGGGCCCGACATGGTCGAGGACGCGTTGCGCACGCTGTGGCCCGACGCCCGGCTGGGCCGTGCCGACGAGCCGCACGGGCCGCTGCTCGCGGGGCAACCCAGCCTGAAACCCGAAGGGCCCGTTCAGATTGTCGAGTTCAACGCGCGCCGGCCGTTCCACCCCGAGCGTCTGCACGACGCCATCGACCACCTCCTGGACGGCGTGATCCGGACGCGTGGCCGGATGTGGCTGGCGAACCGGCCCGGCCATGTCATGTGGCTCGAGTCGGCCGGCGGTGGCCTGCGCGTCAGCAACGCCGGCCGGTGGATCGCCGCGATGACCGTCAGTGAAGCGGCCTACCTGGACCGCGAACGCCGCGCCCTCGCGGACCTCATGTGGGACAACGAATTCGGAGACCGGCACACCGCGATGACGATCCTCGTGTGCGGCGCCCGGCCCGACGACGTCACCGCCGCCCTGAATGACGCGTTGCTCACCGACGAGGAATTCGCGGCGCGCGACACGTGGGCCGGCTACCCGGATCCGTTCGGGGACTGGCACCAGGAACCGTGCACCCGCGACGACGTGACGGTCGTCAGCGACGGCACCGATCACGGCGCGGCGTGA
- the rpmB gene encoding 50S ribosomal protein L28, with protein sequence MSAHCQVTGRKPGFGNTVSHSNRRTSRRWNPNIQSKTYYLPSEGRRIRLQVSAKGIKVIDRDGIEAVVARLRRDGVRI encoded by the coding sequence ATGTCAGCGCACTGCCAGGTCACCGGGCGCAAGCCAGGCTTCGGCAACACGGTTTCCCATTCGAATCGGCGCACCTCGCGCCGGTGGAACCCCAACATCCAGAGCAAGACCTACTACCTGCCTTCCGAAGGCCGGCGCATCCGCCTCCAGGTGAGCGCCAAGGGCATCAAGGTGATCGACCGGGACGGCATCGAGGCCGTCGTGGCGCGGCTGCGCCGGGACGGGGTGCGAATCTAG
- the rpmG gene encoding 50S ribosomal protein L33 — MSRTDIRPVVKLKSTAGTGYTYVTRKNRRNDPDRMVLRKYDPIIRKHVDFREER; from the coding sequence ATGTCCCGCACCGATATCCGCCCCGTGGTGAAGCTCAAGTCCACCGCGGGCACCGGCTACACGTACGTCACCCGCAAGAACCGGCGCAACGATCCCGACCGCATGGTGCTGCGCAAGTACGACCCGATCATCCGCAAGCACGTCGACTTCCGAGAGGAGCGCTGA
- the rpsN gene encoding 30S ribosomal protein S14 gives MAKKSKIAKNEQRRLTVARYAERRAELKAIIKSPSRSLDEQSAAMRELARQPRDASAVRVRNRDAVDGRPRGHLRKFGLSRVRVRELAHEGQLPGIRKASW, from the coding sequence ATGGCCAAGAAATCCAAGATCGCCAAGAACGAGCAGCGCCGGCTGACCGTCGCCCGCTACGCCGAGCGCCGGGCCGAGCTCAAGGCAATCATCAAGTCCCCGTCCCGCAGCCTCGACGAGCAGTCGGCCGCCATGCGGGAACTCGCCCGCCAGCCGCGCGACGCCAGCGCGGTGCGGGTGCGCAACCGGGACGCCGTCGACGGCCGTCCGCGCGGCCACCTGCGCAAGTTCGGCCTGTCCCGAGTTCGGGTACGCGAACTGGCCCACGAAGGACAGCTGCCCGGAATCCGGAAAGCGAGCTGGTGA
- the rpsR gene encoding 30S ribosomal protein S18 codes for MAKRKPARRPAEAKRPVKNMLTKLGVEYLDYKDTNNLRLFISERGKIRSRRVTGLTVQQQRQVATAIKNAREMALLPYSGIS; via the coding sequence ATGGCGAAGCGCAAGCCCGCCCGGCGCCCGGCCGAGGCCAAGCGACCGGTCAAGAACATGCTGACCAAGCTCGGCGTGGAGTACCTGGACTACAAGGACACCAACAACCTGCGGTTGTTCATCTCCGAGCGCGGCAAGATCCGGTCCCGCCGCGTGACGGGCCTGACGGTCCAGCAGCAGCGCCAGGTCGCCACCGCGATCAAGAACGCCCGCGAGATGGCGCTGCTCCCCTACTCCGGGATCAGCTGA
- a CDS encoding rhomboid family intramembrane serine protease yields MTVPTPTCYRHPSRPTYVSCSRCGRPICPDCMTAAAVGQQCPECVNEGKRTVRQARTHFGGRISKGSLVTYTLIAVNVVMFVLQHTSVQMQQDLVLWPPAVADGQYYRLASSAFLHYGLAHIVFNMWALWAVGPQLEQWLGRLRFGVLYGLSGLGGSVLVYLLSPLNSATAGASGAIFGLFGATFVLFRRLQLDVRGIVGLIVINLVITFVLPAVSSQEISWQGHVGGLVTGTVVAAVFAYVPARQRLLALISVTAVLLVLFAGLTMWRTQALLTMFS; encoded by the coding sequence ATGACCGTCCCGACGCCGACCTGCTATCGGCATCCCAGCCGCCCGACTTACGTGAGCTGCAGCCGGTGTGGCCGCCCGATCTGCCCGGACTGCATGACCGCGGCCGCCGTGGGTCAGCAGTGCCCGGAGTGCGTCAACGAGGGCAAGCGAACGGTGCGGCAGGCCCGGACGCACTTCGGCGGCCGGATCTCCAAGGGCTCGCTGGTCACCTACACGCTGATCGCGGTCAACGTTGTGATGTTCGTGCTGCAGCACACCTCGGTGCAGATGCAGCAGGATCTGGTGCTGTGGCCGCCCGCCGTCGCCGATGGCCAGTACTACCGTCTGGCGTCGTCGGCCTTCCTGCATTACGGCCTGGCCCACATCGTGTTCAACATGTGGGCGCTGTGGGCCGTCGGCCCGCAGCTGGAGCAGTGGCTGGGCCGGTTGCGATTCGGGGTGCTGTACGGCCTCAGTGGCTTGGGCGGCTCGGTGCTGGTGTACCTGCTGTCGCCGCTGAACTCGGCGACAGCAGGTGCCTCGGGTGCGATCTTCGGCCTCTTCGGCGCGACGTTCGTGTTGTTCCGCCGGCTGCAGCTCGATGTCCGCGGGATCGTCGGGCTGATCGTCATCAACCTGGTGATCACCTTCGTGCTGCCCGCCGTCAGCTCCCAGGAGATCAGTTGGCAGGGGCACGTCGGCGGGTTGGTCACCGGCACCGTGGTGGCGGCGGTCTTCGCGTATGTACCTGCGCGGCAACGGCTCCTGGCACTGATCTCGGTGACGGCGGTGCTGCTGGTGCTGTTCGCCGGGCTGACGATGTGGCGGACTCAGGCGCTGCTGACGATGTTCAGCTGA
- a CDS encoding acyl-CoA thioesterase — protein MSSTALSWIAQLLDFARDGDTFIAPQPTEGPGRSLFGGLIAAQALGAAGRTVEPDKLPQSLHLYFVRGGQYGVDVEFHVERTRDGRSFDTRRVTAKQNGKTILEMIASFHVPEAGADWQRPEVRGLELDAAVPKATSLTAADFFDIRVRPEDVGAFAVPPFWIRTKDEIEDDALIRACTLTFMSDFGPVPVARPDGASLRDGFAASLDHAVWFHRPFVPRDWHRYEVTRLNNTDSRGLVAGALYDTGGVLIASTSQEALWRL, from the coding sequence ATGAGTTCTACTGCGCTCAGCTGGATTGCCCAGCTCCTGGACTTCGCGCGCGACGGCGACACCTTCATCGCGCCGCAACCGACAGAAGGGCCGGGGCGGTCCCTGTTCGGTGGACTGATCGCCGCGCAGGCGCTCGGTGCGGCCGGTCGCACCGTCGAGCCCGACAAGTTGCCGCAGTCACTGCACCTCTACTTCGTCCGCGGTGGTCAGTACGGCGTCGACGTGGAGTTTCACGTGGAACGAACCCGGGACGGCCGGTCCTTCGATACGCGGCGCGTCACCGCGAAGCAGAACGGCAAGACGATCCTGGAGATGATCGCGTCGTTCCATGTGCCCGAAGCCGGCGCCGACTGGCAGCGCCCCGAGGTGCGCGGCCTCGAACTCGACGCCGCGGTGCCCAAGGCGACGAGCCTCACCGCCGCCGACTTCTTCGATATCCGGGTGCGGCCGGAAGATGTGGGTGCGTTTGCCGTGCCCCCGTTCTGGATCCGCACCAAGGACGAGATCGAGGACGATGCGCTGATCCGGGCCTGCACGCTGACCTTCATGTCCGACTTCGGGCCGGTGCCCGTCGCGCGGCCCGACGGTGCGAGCCTGCGTGACGGATTCGCGGCCAGCCTGGACCATGCGGTGTGGTTCCACCGGCCGTTCGTGCCGCGCGACTGGCACCGGTACGAGGTCACCCGACTGAACAACACGGACTCCCGCGGGCTGGTCGCCGGAGCCCTGTATGACACTGGTGGGGTGCTGATCGCCAGCACCAGCCAGGAAGCCCTGTGGCGGCTGTAG
- a CDS encoding class I SAM-dependent methyltransferase, whose product MVQRRGFNDAVTRFWGFAAPAYDTQVLQRWVYQPAQDEVLAQLRAHDSLTIADIGCGTGIFADRIQRELNAVVTGVDMSEGMLAQAKARSSNVTWLTAPAEDLPFNDGALDAVVTTSAFHWFDQPAALREFHRVLKPGGIAAVTTISPRQVLPLHALSSHILNPAHNPSPAEMKKLFEDAGFTVSEQHRVKRPAWTLIVSDLLTVGTK is encoded by the coding sequence ATGGTTCAACGCCGGGGATTCAATGACGCCGTCACCCGTTTCTGGGGCTTCGCCGCTCCCGCCTACGACACCCAGGTACTGCAGCGCTGGGTCTACCAACCTGCCCAGGACGAGGTCCTGGCACAGCTGCGGGCACACGACTCCCTGACCATCGCCGATATCGGCTGTGGCACCGGTATTTTCGCCGACCGGATCCAACGTGAGCTCAATGCCGTCGTGACCGGGGTGGACATGTCCGAGGGCATGCTGGCCCAGGCCAAGGCGCGGTCGTCGAACGTCACCTGGCTCACCGCACCGGCCGAGGACCTGCCGTTCAACGACGGCGCACTCGATGCGGTGGTGACGACGTCGGCGTTCCACTGGTTCGATCAGCCCGCCGCGCTGCGCGAATTCCATCGGGTGCTCAAGCCGGGCGGCATCGCGGCCGTCACCACCATCAGCCCGCGGCAGGTCCTGCCGCTGCACGCGCTGTCGTCGCACATCCTCAATCCCGCCCACAATCCGTCCCCCGCGGAGATGAAGAAGCTCTTCGAGGACGCCGGGTTCACGGTGTCCGAGCAGCACCGGGTGAAGCGGCCGGCGTGGACGCTCATCGTGTCCGACCTGCTGACCGTGGGAACGAAGTAG
- a CDS encoding peroxynitrite isomerase, translating into MPDLHPDVAVLAPLLGTWAGTGSGEYPTIASFDYLEEVTFGHVGKPFLAYSQRTRAADDGRPLHAETGYLRVPAPGRIEWVLAHPTGITEVLQGTISTDGEFVLDLATTDIGRTDSAKEVDALRRWFRLDGDTLSYNVRMAAVGIPLRHHLAAVLHRKDA; encoded by the coding sequence ATGCCCGATCTGCACCCCGACGTCGCGGTCCTGGCGCCGCTGCTGGGCACCTGGGCCGGCACCGGCTCCGGTGAGTACCCGACCATCGCCTCGTTCGACTACCTCGAAGAGGTCACGTTCGGCCATGTCGGCAAACCGTTCCTGGCTTACAGCCAGCGCACCCGCGCCGCCGATGACGGACGTCCCCTGCACGCCGAGACCGGCTATCTCCGGGTGCCCGCGCCCGGTCGCATCGAATGGGTGCTGGCGCATCCCACCGGCATCACCGAGGTGCTGCAGGGCACCATCAGCACCGACGGCGAGTTCGTGCTGGATCTGGCCACCACCGACATCGGGCGTACCGACTCCGCGAAAGAGGTTGACGCCCTGCGTCGTTGGTTCCGGCTCGACGGAGACACGTTGAGCTACAACGTCCGAATGGCTGCCGTGGGCATCCCGCTGCGCCACCACCTCGCGGCTGTGCTGCATCGGAAGGACGCATGA
- the lipE gene encoding lipase LipE, which yields MTEPQTGRIRVPADLDSVTATGTEDHTDVDPQAVERIWQAARHWYAAGMQPAIQVCLRQNGRVVLNRAIGHGWGNGPDDPVDAEKIPVGVDTPFCVYSAAKAISTTVVHMLVERGELDLDARVCDYLPTYTSHGKDRTTVRHVVTHSAGVPLATGPRPDLKRMNDSEYAREMLGNLRPIYRPGLVHMYHGLTWGPLIREIVSAATGRNIRDILATEILEPLGFRWTNYGVVPEDVPLVAPSHVTGKPLPAPMAAAFKKAVGGTPNQIIPFSNTPDFLTSVVPSSSTVSNAVELSRFAEMLCRGGELDGVRVLRPETLRAATAPCRRLRPDIAVGLQPMRWGTGYMLGSKRFGPFGKGAPAAFGHTGLTNIAVWADPARNLAAAVVSSGKPGGHPEANRYPALLDTIAREIPQSG from the coding sequence ATGACGGAACCACAAACCGGCCGGATTCGGGTCCCCGCCGACCTGGACTCGGTCACAGCCACCGGCACCGAAGACCACACCGACGTCGATCCGCAAGCGGTAGAACGGATTTGGCAGGCAGCACGGCACTGGTACGCAGCCGGGATGCAGCCGGCCATCCAGGTCTGCCTGCGCCAGAACGGTCGGGTCGTGCTCAACCGCGCGATCGGCCACGGCTGGGGCAACGGGCCGGACGATCCGGTGGATGCCGAGAAGATCCCCGTCGGCGTCGACACCCCGTTCTGCGTGTACTCGGCCGCCAAGGCGATCAGCACCACCGTCGTGCACATGCTCGTCGAACGCGGCGAGCTCGACCTGGACGCCCGCGTCTGCGACTACCTGCCGACGTACACCAGCCACGGCAAGGACCGCACCACCGTTCGGCACGTCGTCACCCACAGCGCCGGGGTTCCGCTGGCCACCGGGCCACGGCCGGACCTCAAGCGGATGAACGACAGCGAGTACGCCCGCGAGATGCTCGGGAATCTGCGGCCGATCTACCGGCCGGGCCTGGTCCACATGTATCACGGCCTGACCTGGGGCCCGCTGATCCGCGAGATCGTCTCAGCCGCAACGGGTCGCAACATCCGCGACATCCTGGCCACCGAGATCCTCGAGCCGCTGGGCTTCCGCTGGACCAATTACGGCGTCGTGCCGGAGGATGTTCCGCTGGTCGCGCCGAGTCACGTCACCGGCAAGCCACTGCCGGCGCCCATGGCGGCGGCGTTCAAGAAAGCGGTCGGCGGCACCCCGAACCAGATCATCCCGTTCAGCAACACCCCGGACTTCCTGACCAGCGTGGTGCCGTCGTCGAGCACGGTCTCCAACGCCGTCGAGCTGTCGCGCTTCGCCGAAATGCTCTGCCGCGGCGGGGAACTCGACGGGGTTCGGGTGCTGCGCCCGGAGACCCTGCGCGCCGCGACCGCCCCCTGCCGCCGCCTGCGGCCCGACATCGCGGTCGGACTTCAGCCGATGCGCTGGGGCACCGGATACATGTTGGGCTCCAAGCGTTTCGGCCCGTTCGGCAAGGGCGCGCCGGCCGCCTTCGGGCACACCGGACTGACCAACATCGCGGTGTGGGCCGACCCGGCCCGGAACCTCGCCGCTGCCGTGGTCAGCAGCGGCAAGCCCGGCGGTCATCCCGAGGCCAACCGGTATCCGGCGCTGCTCGACACGATCGCCCGGGAGATTCCGCAGTCCGGGTAG
- a CDS encoding SRPBCC family protein: MQSTATTTVARPIDVVWATLIDHEGMANWGPGISVTIDQPGTPAPNGLGAVRRISAPGPAPAIVEEVVTFDAPNVFGYKARSGVPFPGYAGEVRLTPEGSGTRIDYSLTSTASFPPVKLALVAINQVLLRLFAKAASKA; this comes from the coding sequence ATGCAATCGACTGCAACCACCACTGTTGCCCGCCCGATCGACGTTGTTTGGGCGACCCTGATCGACCACGAAGGCATGGCCAACTGGGGTCCCGGCATCAGCGTGACCATCGACCAACCCGGCACCCCCGCGCCGAATGGCCTGGGCGCGGTCCGCCGCATCTCGGCCCCCGGGCCGGCGCCGGCGATCGTCGAAGAGGTCGTGACGTTCGACGCCCCCAACGTGTTCGGCTACAAGGCCCGCTCCGGCGTGCCGTTCCCGGGCTACGCGGGCGAGGTGCGGCTGACCCCCGAGGGCTCGGGCACGCGCATCGACTACTCGCTGACCTCGACCGCGTCGTTCCCGCCGGTGAAGCTGGCGCTGGTCGCCATCAACCAGGTGCTGCTGCGCCTGTTCGCGAAGGCTGCGTCGAAGGCGTAA